One Dictyoglomus turgidum DSM 6724 DNA window includes the following coding sequences:
- the gatB gene encoding Asp-tRNA(Asn)/Glu-tRNA(Gln) amidotransferase subunit GatB — protein MYKPVIGLEVHAQLSTKTKLFCSCSTEHENLPPNTNVCPICMGFPGTLPVVNKKAVEYAIKAGIALNCEISNYSKFDRKNYFYPDLPKGYQISQYDLPLCRNGYIDLYVDGEIKRIRIKRIHLEEDAGKLLHIGSGDRLSESDYSLVDFNRAGIPLIEIVTEPDINSPKEARLFLQELRLILRYLGISSGDMEKGSLRCDANISIQTEEGKFGTRTEIKNVNSFFSLEKALEYEIERQVEILKRGEEVIQETRHWDEKNQKTISLRSKEEAEDYRYFPEPDLPPLIVTEEMRERLKNEIPELPSKRRERYLNLGLSPIEVEILVSDKDLSEFFDKSLRIYNNPKNLHSWLSVEILSYLNENKIEFKDLEIEPEKFIRLIEMVDKNEITRPVAKEVLKKYLFQKEDPLVIIEKEGLKTVSDTSYLQDVIKRVISNNPKAVEDWKKGKKQVINFLVGQVMRETKGRASLDIVKNLLEEELNKL, from the coding sequence ATGTATAAACCTGTTATTGGGCTTGAAGTACACGCTCAACTTTCTACAAAAACCAAATTATTTTGCTCTTGTAGTACTGAACATGAGAACCTACCTCCAAACACTAATGTTTGTCCTATTTGTATGGGATTTCCTGGGACTTTACCAGTGGTGAATAAAAAGGCAGTGGAATATGCTATAAAAGCTGGAATTGCTTTAAATTGTGAAATATCTAATTATTCTAAATTTGACAGAAAGAATTATTTTTATCCTGATCTTCCTAAGGGGTATCAAATTTCTCAATATGATTTACCTCTGTGCAGAAATGGATATATAGACCTTTATGTGGATGGAGAGATAAAAAGAATAAGAATAAAAAGAATTCATCTTGAAGAAGATGCAGGAAAGCTTCTTCATATAGGTTCTGGTGATAGACTTTCTGAATCTGATTATAGTCTTGTAGATTTCAATAGGGCAGGTATACCTTTAATTGAAATAGTTACAGAACCTGATATAAATTCTCCAAAAGAAGCAAGACTCTTCTTACAAGAGTTAAGATTAATACTAAGATACCTTGGTATAAGTAGCGGTGACATGGAAAAAGGCTCACTACGGTGTGATGCTAATATATCTATTCAGACAGAAGAGGGTAAATTTGGAACAAGAACAGAGATTAAAAATGTGAACTCTTTCTTCTCTCTTGAGAAGGCTTTGGAGTATGAAATAGAGAGACAAGTTGAAATATTAAAAAGGGGAGAAGAAGTTATTCAAGAGACAAGACATTGGGATGAAAAGAATCAAAAAACTATAAGTTTAAGAAGTAAAGAAGAAGCTGAGGATTATAGATATTTCCCAGAGCCTGATCTTCCCCCATTAATTGTAACAGAAGAGATGAGGGAGAGATTAAAGAATGAAATTCCAGAACTCCCATCTAAAAGAAGAGAGCGATACTTAAATTTAGGACTTTCTCCCATAGAAGTGGAGATTCTTGTCTCCGATAAAGATCTTTCAGAGTTTTTTGACAAATCTCTAAGGATCTATAACAACCCTAAAAATCTTCATAGTTGGTTATCGGTAGAGATATTAAGTTATTTAAATGAAAACAAAATTGAATTTAAAGATTTGGAAATTGAGCCTGAAAAATTTATAAGGCTTATAGAGATGGTGGATAAAAATGAAATAACAAGACCTGTTGCCAAAGAAGTTTTAAAAAAATATCTCTTCCAAAAAGAAGATCCTTTGGTTATAATAGAAAAAGAGGGGTTAAAGACTGTTTCCGATACTTCTTATTTACAAGACGTAATTAAGAGGGTTATATCAAATAATCCGAAGGCGGTGGAGGATTGGAAGAAGGGTAAAAAGCAAGTTATAAACTTTTTGGTAGGGCAGGTGATGAGGGAAACTAAGGGCAGAGCGAGTTTGGATATAGTTAAAAATCTTCTTGAAGAAGAATTAAATAAATTATGA
- a CDS encoding type II secretion system F family protein encodes MPSYRYVAKDLQGKIYKGILEASSEREVRKLLKARKLYVVSIKKETGLWKTLTYKKKVTLPELVLFTSQFATLLRSGIILTECLSTLASQTDNAYFKDVLLDVRKNVDAGLSLSEALSKYPDVFPKIFISLVRTGEVTGSLDLMLDRLSKYFDSQHELREKIKSATTYPTIVIIAAIVVVIFMLTFVVPTFQRIYGRTNVPLPFPTRITIFLGNFVKNNILIILVLLALLIAGARQSLRNKKIKRWWDENKLKIPKIGKLWRQVLLTRFSGTFYVLLTGGILITQSLEILEDVIGNLYFSEHLRKILSGVLEGRNLSDMMDEEVFTPLLKQMVVIGERSGRLDTMLEEYTKFAEREIDIATKRLTAMIEPALTIFLGVVVFFIAISMYLPMFNMVRLFRR; translated from the coding sequence TTGCCTTCTTATAGATATGTAGCAAAAGATCTCCAAGGGAAAATATATAAAGGTATATTAGAAGCTTCTTCTGAAAGAGAAGTAAGAAAACTTTTAAAGGCAAGAAAATTATATGTAGTTTCTATAAAAAAAGAAACAGGACTTTGGAAAACCCTCACTTATAAGAAAAAAGTTACCCTTCCTGAATTAGTACTTTTTACTTCTCAATTTGCCACTCTCCTTAGATCTGGGATTATCTTAACTGAGTGTTTATCAACCCTTGCATCTCAAACTGATAATGCCTACTTTAAAGATGTACTCCTTGATGTGAGAAAGAATGTAGACGCTGGGTTGAGCCTTTCTGAAGCCCTATCTAAATATCCTGATGTATTCCCAAAAATATTTATAAGCCTTGTGAGAACAGGAGAGGTTACAGGAAGCCTTGATTTAATGTTGGATAGACTTTCCAAATATTTTGATTCCCAACATGAGCTTAGAGAGAAAATAAAATCTGCAACTACCTATCCCACCATTGTTATAATTGCAGCCATAGTGGTGGTAATCTTTATGTTGACTTTTGTGGTCCCAACCTTCCAAAGAATTTATGGAAGAACCAATGTTCCTCTTCCTTTTCCTACAAGAATTACCATTTTTCTTGGCAATTTTGTAAAAAATAATATCTTGATTATATTAGTCCTTTTAGCTCTTCTTATTGCGGGAGCAAGACAAAGTTTAAGAAACAAAAAAATAAAAAGATGGTGGGATGAAAATAAGTTGAAAATCCCTAAGATAGGAAAATTATGGAGACAAGTGCTTCTTACAAGATTTTCTGGTACCTTTTATGTCCTTCTCACAGGAGGTATTTTGATAACCCAATCTTTGGAAATATTAGAGGATGTAATAGGAAATCTATATTTTTCAGAACATTTAAGAAAAATACTCTCGGGAGTCCTCGAGGGAAGAAACCTATCGGATATGATGGACGAAGAAGTTTTTACTCCTCTCTTAAAACAGATGGTAGTAATAGGGGAGAGAAGTGGTAGACTTGATACCATGTTAGAAGAATATACAAAATTTGCAGAAAGAGAAATAGATATAGCTACAAAAAGACTTACCGCTATGATTGAGCCTGCCTTGACCATATTCTTGGGGGTTGTGGTATTCTTTATTGCCATCTCCATGTATCTTCCCATGTTCAATATGGTAAGACTCTTTAGAAGATAA
- a CDS encoding GspH/FimT family pseudopilin codes for MKRGFSFIEVIVIVSILAILLGIALISFRSSPDKKLILENIVNQFKEDIRFVRQRAIINKTTWTLSLIPSPTYTTYTSYTFLDDKNKTVLRTLTNLDQVKSTATLFSFDKDGIFTADALETSATLTFQIETYSATIRINPMGYIEVTGL; via the coding sequence ATGAAAAGGGGTTTTAGCTTCATTGAGGTTATTGTAATAGTTAGCATTCTTGCTATTCTGCTTGGAATAGCTCTTATATCCTTTAGATCTTCGCCTGACAAAAAACTGATTTTGGAGAACATAGTAAACCAATTTAAAGAAGATATTAGATTCGTAAGACAAAGGGCAATTATAAATAAAACTACTTGGACTCTATCTCTAATACCTTCTCCCACCTATACCACTTATACTTCTTATACTTTTTTAGATGATAAAAATAAAACGGTCTTAAGAACTCTAACAAATCTTGATCAAGTAAAATCTACAGCAACTCTTTTTTCCTTTGACAAAGATGGAATTTTTACAGCGGATGCTTTGGAAACTTCTGCTACTTTAACTTTTCAAATTGAAACCTATTCTGCCACAATAAGGATAAACCCTATGGGCTATATTGAGGTTACAGGATTATGA
- a CDS encoding type II secretion system protein produces MKNSKGFSLLELLVVIAILGILVAIALPRYFDAVADAKKAAQKSNVAIIRTSLEYYRNKNNKYPQLTEFNSFISSQTYFAEPLVCPYNNKTYSVVDLTATSTYWGTSGNEHYLGYTSTDNSYTLVYTAP; encoded by the coding sequence TTGAAGAACAGTAAAGGTTTCTCCCTTTTAGAACTCTTAGTAGTAATTGCAATTTTAGGAATTCTCGTAGCTATTGCTCTACCAAGATATTTTGATGCAGTAGCAGACGCAAAGAAAGCAGCTCAAAAATCTAACGTAGCAATTATAAGAACAAGCCTTGAATATTATAGAAACAAAAATAATAAATATCCACAATTAACAGAATTCAATTCATTTATATCAAGCCAAACCTATTTTGCAGAACCTCTTGTATGTCCATATAACAACAAAACTTATTCAGTAGTTGATCTTACAGCAACTTCTACATACTGGGGAACATCAGGTAATGAACATTATCTAGGATATACAAGCACAGATAACTCATATACTTTAGTCTATACTGCTCCTTAA
- a CDS encoding ABC transporter ATP-binding protein, which yields MNNFSEEIIIEVKNLKKYFPIKRGIVLSKHVGDVKAVDDVSFYIRKGETLGLVGESGCGKSTVARTIIRLLEPTDGQIIFDGIDITKLPSRDLRKIRKDMQIIFQDPYSSLNPRMTVSEIIGEPLKVHGIVKNSKEKERRVQELLDLVGLAPYHATRYPHEFSGGQRQRIGIARALALNPKFIVADEPTSALDVSIRSQIINLMQDLQKEFKLTYLFISHDLAVIRHICDRIAVMYLGKIVEIANNDDLYNSPLHPYTQALLSAIPIPDPEMAKKRKKIVLTGDVPSPVNPPLGCRFHPRCPNVMDICSKEEPKLKEIKPGHFVACHLY from the coding sequence ATGAATAACTTTTCAGAAGAAATTATAATAGAGGTAAAAAATCTTAAGAAGTACTTCCCTATAAAGAGAGGAATAGTTTTATCTAAACATGTAGGTGATGTAAAGGCTGTTGATGATGTGAGTTTTTATATACGTAAAGGGGAAACCCTTGGTCTTGTGGGAGAATCAGGTTGTGGTAAAAGTACTGTGGCAAGAACCATTATAAGACTTCTTGAACCAACAGATGGACAGATTATTTTTGATGGTATTGATATTACAAAACTTCCCTCAAGAGATTTAAGAAAAATTAGAAAAGATATGCAGATAATATTCCAAGATCCATATTCTTCTTTAAATCCAAGAATGACCGTGAGTGAAATCATAGGAGAGCCATTAAAGGTTCATGGTATTGTTAAGAATTCTAAAGAGAAGGAAAGAAGAGTGCAAGAGCTTTTAGATCTTGTAGGACTTGCTCCCTACCATGCCACAAGGTACCCCCATGAGTTTTCAGGTGGACAAAGACAAAGAATAGGAATAGCAAGAGCTCTTGCTTTAAATCCTAAATTCATAGTGGCTGATGAGCCAACTTCGGCATTGGATGTTTCCATAAGATCTCAGATAATCAACCTAATGCAGGATCTACAAAAAGAGTTTAAATTAACTTATCTTTTTATCTCCCATGATTTAGCAGTTATAAGGCATATATGCGATAGAATTGCAGTAATGTACTTAGGAAAAATTGTAGAAATAGCTAATAATGACGATCTATATAATTCTCCTTTGCATCCCTATACTCAAGCCCTACTTTCCGCAATACCTATTCCAGATCCTGAAATGGCAAAAAAGAGAAAAAAAATAGTACTTACGGGAGATGTGCCAAGTCCTGTAAATCCTCCTTTGGGTTGTAGATTTCATCCCAGATGTCCCAATGTGATGGATATATGCTCTAAAGAAGAACCAAAGTTAAAAGAAATTAAGCCGGGCCATTTTGTGGCCTGTCATCTTTATTGA
- the gatA gene encoding Asp-tRNA(Asn)/Glu-tRNA(Gln) amidotransferase subunit GatA, with translation MKTIKEIKDLYKNKEVSIKEVVEYYINKIKEWEPYIKAFLYVPYDNIEEQVKDLEKKDSKLPLYGVPIAIKDNILTKDIRTTCASKILENFIPPYDATVIKRLKENGAIIIGKTNLDEFAMGSSCENSAFGPTKNPWDIERVPGGSSGGSAACVSAGEVPVSLGSDTGGSIRLPASFTGVIGLKPTYGLVSRFGLVAFASSLDQIGPFGRTVEDIAIVLQVIAGHDPMDSTSSPYEIPNYLESLGKSVKDWKVGIPKELWQKGVSEEVLIILEKSFDVFKEMGVKVEEISLPSLEYALPVYYIISTSEASSNLARYDGVKYGYRDFWAEDLISMYKQTRGKGFGSEVKRRIILGTYALSAGYYDAYYLKATKVRRLIRMEFEEAFKKVDIIASPTSPVLPFKLGERISDPLQMYLTDIMTIPVNLAGIPAISMPAGFYNNLPVGIQFMSPFFTEDRLLQFAYIYQQFMNFSEKYPDLPNKERV, from the coding sequence ATGAAAACTATAAAAGAGATAAAAGATCTTTACAAAAATAAAGAGGTAAGTATTAAAGAAGTTGTTGAATACTACATTAACAAGATAAAAGAATGGGAACCTTATATCAAAGCCTTTCTATATGTACCTTATGATAATATAGAAGAGCAAGTTAAAGATCTGGAGAAAAAAGATTCTAAACTTCCTCTTTATGGTGTTCCCATTGCCATAAAAGACAATATTTTGACAAAGGATATAAGGACTACTTGTGCATCAAAAATCCTTGAGAACTTTATACCACCTTATGATGCTACAGTGATCAAAAGACTAAAAGAAAATGGTGCTATTATAATCGGCAAAACTAATTTAGATGAGTTTGCCATGGGATCTTCTTGTGAAAATTCTGCCTTTGGACCTACAAAAAATCCTTGGGATATAGAGAGAGTTCCTGGAGGATCCAGCGGAGGATCTGCTGCGTGTGTCTCTGCAGGCGAAGTTCCTGTATCCTTAGGATCCGATACAGGAGGATCCATTAGGCTTCCTGCATCTTTTACGGGAGTTATTGGCTTAAAACCGACTTATGGATTAGTTTCCAGATTTGGACTTGTTGCTTTTGCATCATCCTTAGATCAAATAGGACCCTTTGGAAGAACAGTGGAAGATATAGCAATAGTACTTCAGGTTATTGCAGGACATGATCCTATGGATTCTACTTCGTCTCCATATGAAATTCCTAATTATTTGGAATCTTTGGGAAAAAGTGTAAAAGATTGGAAGGTGGGGATTCCAAAAGAACTTTGGCAAAAAGGGGTTTCAGAAGAGGTACTTATCATATTGGAGAAGTCTTTTGATGTTTTTAAAGAAATGGGTGTAAAAGTTGAAGAAATATCTCTACCTTCTTTAGAATATGCTCTTCCTGTTTATTATATAATCTCTACCTCGGAGGCAAGCTCAAATCTTGCTCGTTATGATGGGGTAAAATATGGTTATAGAGATTTTTGGGCTGAAGATCTCATATCTATGTATAAACAAACCCGAGGAAAGGGATTTGGGAGTGAGGTAAAAAGAAGAATAATTCTTGGCACCTATGCTTTAAGTGCAGGATACTATGATGCATATTATTTAAAGGCTACAAAAGTAAGAAGATTGATAAGAATGGAATTTGAAGAAGCATTTAAAAAGGTGGATATTATAGCATCACCTACAAGTCCTGTTTTGCCTTTTAAGCTTGGAGAAAGAATTTCAGACCCATTACAAATGTATTTAACAGATATAATGACTATTCCTGTAAATCTTGCAGGAATTCCAGCTATATCCATGCCTGCTGGTTTTTATAATAATCTTCCTGTAGGAATCCAATTTATGAGCCCCTTCTTTACAGAAGATAGGTTACTACAATTTGCCTATATTTATCAACAGTTCATGAATTTTTCAGAAAAATATCCTGACCTTCCTAATAAGGAGAGAGTATAG
- a CDS encoding ABC transporter ATP-binding protein, translated as MNDLLLEVKNLKTYFFTDEGIVKAVDDVSFNLHKGESLGIVGESGSGKSVTALSIMRLIQDPPGKIVSGEVWYRGEDLLKKKESDMREIRGNKISMIFQDPMTSLNPVFTIGDQIMEAIILHQKLDKASARKKAIEMLELVRIPEANKRVDEYPHQFSGGMRQRVMIAMALSCNPEILIADEPTTALDVTIQAQILDLIKQLQRELGMSLILITHDMGVVAETCHNVLVMYAGKVVEYADVKTIFKKPAHPYTIGLLESVPRLDIRKERLKAIEGQPPDLISLPNYCYYAERCPYRTSECFEQIPELVEVEPGHYSRCIYAKNLGRSYE; from the coding sequence GTGAACGATCTACTTCTTGAAGTAAAGAACTTAAAAACGTATTTTTTTACTGATGAAGGGATTGTAAAAGCGGTAGATGATGTAAGTTTTAATCTCCACAAAGGAGAGAGCTTAGGTATAGTGGGAGAATCAGGTAGTGGGAAAAGTGTAACAGCTCTCTCTATAATGAGATTGATTCAAGATCCTCCGGGAAAGATTGTTAGTGGTGAAGTCTGGTATAGGGGAGAAGATCTCCTTAAGAAGAAAGAGAGCGATATGAGAGAAATTCGCGGTAATAAAATCTCTATGATATTTCAAGACCCAATGACTTCTCTAAATCCTGTATTTACTATTGGTGATCAAATAATGGAAGCAATTATTTTGCATCAGAAATTAGATAAGGCTTCAGCAAGAAAAAAGGCTATAGAGATGTTAGAACTTGTTAGGATCCCTGAAGCAAATAAGAGGGTAGATGAGTATCCTCATCAATTTAGTGGTGGAATGAGACAAAGGGTTATGATTGCTATGGCTCTGTCTTGTAATCCTGAAATACTTATTGCAGATGAGCCTACCACAGCTCTTGATGTAACTATTCAAGCTCAGATTTTGGATTTAATAAAACAGCTTCAAAGGGAATTAGGTATGTCCTTAATACTCATAACCCATGATATGGGAGTAGTAGCAGAAACCTGTCATAATGTCCTTGTGATGTATGCAGGAAAAGTAGTAGAATACGCCGATGTTAAAACCATATTTAAAAAACCTGCTCATCCTTATACTATAGGTCTCTTAGAATCGGTTCCTAGACTTGATATAAGAAAAGAGAGATTAAAGGCAATAGAGGGTCAACCACCCGATTTGATATCTCTCCCTAATTACTGCTATTATGCAGAAAGGTGTCCGTATAGAACTTCTGAATGCTTTGAGCAAATACCAGAGCTCGTAGAAGTTGAACCAGGACATTATTCTCGCTGTATATATGCTAAAAACCTCGGGAGGTCCTATGAATAA
- a CDS encoding GspE/PulE family protein: MKEKKPLGEYLLEQGLITKEQLEKALEEQKKTGAKLGQILIERGYVKPEDIGKVLERQSEIPYISLTEVQIDEKLAGSFSENLLRRYKFIPIKREAGVLHVAVVPPIDPAIINEIRRIVKSPIRIFITTDKEFNQIISRLFPLEKTTLSVVQDFQRTAPEPMVETLPAIGVEEAPIVRLVSSIINEAINRNASDIHLDPQEKEMKVRYRIHGILYDIMAIPKEIQDAVVTRIKVISGMDIAEKRRPQDGRATYRYENRIFDLRVASIGTTYGEMVVIRLLDKTKVLIELDRLGMSDYDLKIFENLIRRPFGMILVTGPTGSGKTTTLYSALNVLNKPEVNIITLEDPVEYALPGINQIQIQPKIGIDFAVGLRNILRLDPNIIMVGEIRDTETLNTSIEAALTGHLLLSTFHANDSVSAIARLVQMGVEPFLIASSLIGIVAQRLVRTICLSCKEEYYPSPEEAEELGLTKEESKNITLARGKGCLFCNYTGYTGRTGVFEILRITKNIRNLITSGASIDEIRSAALNEGMKTLFINAREKVLNQITTIDEVRRVIAWEED; the protein is encoded by the coding sequence ATGAAAGAAAAAAAGCCTTTAGGTGAATACTTATTAGAACAGGGGCTAATTACTAAGGAACAGTTAGAAAAAGCCCTTGAAGAGCAGAAAAAAACAGGTGCAAAACTTGGACAAATTCTCATTGAAAGAGGATATGTAAAACCAGAGGATATAGGAAAAGTTTTAGAGAGGCAAAGTGAGATTCCATATATTTCTCTTACCGAAGTTCAGATAGATGAAAAGCTTGCAGGAAGCTTTTCGGAAAATCTGCTGAGAAGATATAAATTTATCCCTATAAAAAGAGAAGCAGGAGTTTTGCATGTAGCAGTTGTTCCTCCTATTGACCCTGCAATCATAAACGAGATAAGACGAATTGTCAAATCTCCCATAAGAATTTTTATTACCACTGATAAGGAATTTAACCAAATAATATCAAGGCTTTTCCCCTTAGAAAAAACTACTCTTTCCGTGGTACAAGATTTTCAGAGAACTGCACCAGAACCCATGGTAGAGACTCTACCTGCTATAGGAGTAGAGGAAGCCCCTATTGTAAGGTTGGTTTCTTCCATAATAAATGAGGCAATAAATAGAAATGCCAGCGACATCCATTTAGACCCTCAAGAGAAAGAAATGAAGGTAAGATATAGGATACATGGAATACTTTACGATATAATGGCTATTCCAAAGGAGATCCAAGATGCAGTAGTTACAAGAATAAAAGTAATATCGGGAATGGATATAGCGGAAAAAAGAAGACCCCAAGATGGGAGAGCTACTTATAGATATGAGAATAGGATATTTGATCTTCGTGTAGCATCCATAGGTACCACCTATGGTGAGATGGTGGTAATAAGACTTTTAGATAAGACAAAGGTGCTTATTGAACTTGATAGATTAGGGATGTCAGACTATGATCTGAAGATTTTTGAAAACCTTATAAGAAGACCTTTTGGGATGATACTTGTTACAGGTCCTACAGGGAGTGGAAAAACTACTACTTTATATTCAGCCCTTAATGTATTAAACAAACCTGAGGTGAATATAATTACCCTTGAAGACCCTGTAGAATATGCTTTACCAGGAATAAACCAAATTCAAATACAACCCAAAATAGGCATTGATTTCGCAGTAGGACTTAGAAATATCTTGAGACTTGATCCAAACATAATTATGGTAGGTGAAATAAGGGATACTGAGACATTAAATACATCCATTGAAGCTGCGTTAACAGGACACCTGCTTTTGAGTACCTTTCATGCTAACGATTCTGTGAGTGCTATAGCAAGACTTGTTCAAATGGGAGTTGAACCTTTCCTTATAGCTTCATCCTTAATTGGTATTGTAGCTCAAAGGTTAGTAAGAACCATTTGTCTCTCTTGTAAGGAAGAATACTATCCTTCACCAGAAGAAGCAGAAGAGCTTGGCTTAACAAAAGAAGAGAGTAAAAACATAACCCTTGCTCGAGGGAAAGGGTGTCTCTTTTGCAATTACACAGGATATACAGGTAGAACAGGAGTTTTTGAGATTCTTAGAATTACAAAGAATATAAGAAACCTAATAACCTCAGGTGCATCTATTGATGAGATAAGAAGTGCAGCTCTTAATGAGGGAATGAAAACCCTATTCATAAATGCAAGAGAAAAGGTCTTAAACCAAATTACTACTATTGATGAAGTAAGAAGAGTTATAGCCTGGGAGGAAGATTAA
- the gatC gene encoding Asp-tRNA(Asn)/Glu-tRNA(Gln) amidotransferase subunit GatC, giving the protein MEKRDFKEQLKKTAHLARLYLTPEEEELYAKQLQDILDYFKKLQEVDTSNIEPMAHVLSLSNIWREDEPKGSISQEEAFKNAPEIENLGFKIPRIIKREE; this is encoded by the coding sequence ATGGAAAAAAGAGATTTTAAAGAACAACTTAAGAAAACTGCTCATCTTGCAAGATTATATCTTACTCCTGAAGAGGAAGAGCTTTATGCTAAGCAATTACAGGATATTCTTGACTACTTTAAAAAATTACAGGAAGTGGATACTTCAAATATAGAACCTATGGCTCATGTATTGTCTCTTTCTAACATTTGGAGAGAGGACGAACCCAAAGGGAGTATATCTCAAGAAGAAGCCTTTAAAAATGCTCCTGAGATTGAGAATTTGGGATTTAAAATTCCAAGAATAATAAAGAGGGAAGAATGA
- a CDS encoding type II secretion system protein — protein MRKGLTFLEVLIAVLLLGIIMSSVGVAISYILRADEYENMMNICLYLTEKKLEEYRKAVLANWNISFTYSGNFANIGYTDFFYSLTVFNTTYSLKQIFLQVWKEENNNNKLDDFEPETIIITYISRRN, from the coding sequence ATGAGGAAAGGTTTAACCTTTTTAGAGGTTCTTATTGCAGTACTTCTTTTAGGTATTATTATGTCGTCAGTAGGTGTTGCAATCTCTTACATATTAAGAGCTGATGAGTATGAAAACATGATGAATATCTGTTTATATCTTACGGAAAAGAAATTAGAAGAATATAGAAAAGCAGTTCTTGCCAATTGGAACATTTCTTTTACTTACTCAGGAAACTTTGCAAATATTGGATATACTGATTTTTTTTACAGTCTAACGGTATTTAATACTACCTATTCTTTAAAACAAATATTTTTACAAGTATGGAAAGAGGAAAACAATAATAATAAATTAGATGATTTTGAGCCAGAGACTATAATTATTACTTATATTTCAAGAAGGAATTAG